DNA from Streptomyces luteogriseus:
CGTCGGGGGAGCAGCCGGGCACGATGACGGTGTCCGCCTCGGCCAGCGCGTCCAGCCCCCGCTCGATCCGCAGGGTGAAGCCGCCGTCCGCGCGCACCTCGGGCGTCTCGGCGCACAGCCGCACCCGGTAGGCGGGCCTCCCGTCCGGCAGATGTGTCCAGGCGAACGTCTGCTGGGGCGCCGCCATGTCGAACGGCACCACGTGATCGAGAACCAGGATCGCCACGGAGTGCATGACCGCCACCCTAGGCGGCTTCCCGCCAACCCCGTGACGTGGGGACAGCGGCGGTCCTGAAGAGATGAGCCAGGTTGGGCGAGGTGGCGAGAACCCGTTGGAAGATGTCGTTCCAGCCCATGGGCGCGTCCGCGGGGGCGTCCTAGCGTGGGCCCGTCGACCGCATTCACGGAAAGAGCCCCGGTGACCAAGATCCTGCTGTCCCTCCATGTCCTGGCCGCCATCGTCGCCGTCGGTCCCGTGACCGTCGCGGCCAGTATGTTCCCGCCCGCCGCGCGACGTTGGACGGCCTCGGACGGCATCGGCACTCCGGCGCTCCTGCACCGCATCTGCCGCGTCTACGCCGGTGTCGGGCTGACCGTCCCGGCCCTGGGGTTCGCCACCGCGGCCGCGATGGGCGTCCTCGGCAGCGGATGGCTCATCACCTCCATCGCCCTGACCGCCGCGGCCGCCGGCGTCCTGGTGGCCTTCGTCCTGCCCCGCCAGGAGGAACTCCTCGACCGGCTGAAGGACGAGCGGGCCCCCGACCACCGGGACACCGTGCAACTCGCCATGTTCACCGGCATCTTCAACCTGCTGTGGGCCACGGTCACCGTCCTGATGATCGTCCGGCCGGGTTCCACGACGGGAGCCTGAGCACGCCCCGCCCCCGCCTGTCACGGATGTCCGGTCTGCGTCAAGTCATCCCAAGGAATTCACACTCCGGGACATCACGCCGCCTACACTCGCAGTCTCGCCCCATCACGGGGCCGACGAGCAGAAAGGCGCGTTGACGGGTGTTCCAGGATTCCCCCATCTACGACCGACTCATCGCGGAGCGCGGCGACGTACCCGCACAGGTGCGCCGCGAGGCCGAACGTGTGAGCAGGGAACTGGAGCTGGTCATGCGGCCCTCACAGTCCCTCGGCTACGACCGTCCGCACTCCGGCTACGACCGTCCGCACTCCCCGGGCACGGGCTGGCAGCGCGCGGGCATGCTCCCCGGCCCGCGCCCGCAGTGAACGACAGGGCGGGCCCGGGACCGCCGGGCCCGGGTGCTCAACGGACCGTGGTGTCGGAACCGTTGACATGGGACGGCTGGACCGGCACCGGCCGGGCCAGCCACTCGGCGATGGTCCGCGCGATCGGCTGACCCGTCTCCACCTCGACGAACCCGAACTGCCCCGACTGGTTGCACTCCAGGAACCACCAGGTCCCGTCGGAGTCCTCCACGAAGTCGAAAGCGCCGTAGGCCAGTCCGGCCTCCCGCAGATAGGACAACACACCGGGCGCGATGCGGGACGGCACGTCGACCGGGAGCCACGGCGAGCCGGGCGCGGCGAACCGCACGTCGACCTCGTCCGGGTCCGCGTCGTCCGCGGTCGCCTTGCGGGCGGCCAGCATCCGCTCGCCCACGACGGTGAGCCGGACGTCGGCCCGCTTGGTGATCCGCCGCTGCAGCAGCGTCGGCCCGAACGCGACGGCCGAGAAGTCCGCGTCCGGCGCGACCCGGCTGGTCGGCACGGCCCGCGGCGGGTCCTGCGGATGCGCGCCCGACACCGGCTTGACCACCAGCTCCGGGTAACGCTCCGCGAACTCGCGGGCGGCGCGCGGGAAGGTCGTGATCAGCGTCGCGGGCACGGGCAGGCCGCATCTCTGGGCGAGACGCAGCTGCCACGGCTTGTGCCGGGCCCGGCGCGCCGCGTCGGGGTCGTTCATCCAGCGCACGCCCGAGCTGCGCAGCATGCCGTAGAGCGCCTGGGCGGCCTCCTCGGTCAGCCACGCGGAAGGCTGGGCCGCCCGCGCGGCCGGGACGCCGGGCCGGCGCACCCACACGGACCGGAGCCCCCCGATGCTCACCAGCCGCCCCCCGGCGGACAGATGCCCGCGGAACCGGCCGTGCACATACTCCCCCGAGAGCGCGACTCCACCGGTCAGATCCGCGGGATCGACCCGGACCACAGGAACCCCCGTCGCGTTCAGGTGTACGACCACCATGTCCGCGGTGACGTCCTCCTCGCAGGTGAGGATCAGTACGGTCATCGTCGGCGGCCCGAGGTCAGTCGTCGAAGTGCGTCTTGGAGCCGGCGGTGGACGTCGTGGTGCCGAACTCTCTCAACAGGGCGAAGTCTGAGGCCGCGACCCGTCCGTCGCGGAGTACGTTCAACTGCAGTCCGGCGTCGTACACGTACGGAATGGCAGCTTCCAACTCCACTGCCGGGCGCGCGTAGTTGAGCGCGAACGGTTGCATCGTCTCTCCCTCGTCGGTACTGCGCCGATCAGGCGAGGGCCCGGGGGCGCGGCCGCCCGGTCCGCCGACCTGTTTCGGCTTCCAGAGACTTATACGAATCGAACGGGTGGTTGGTTTCCTTACTTTCCGTAGTCATCGGCCAGTTGCCGGTCCGGCCGGTGTGCCGTACTGCGCTCCCGTTCGCCGAGGGAGCCGCGGACAGTGCGCAGAGCGAGCAGCAGGACGCCGATGTCGTCCAGGTAGACCGGGTCGGGCAGCAGGTCGACGGGCAGCACGAGATAGAGCACCGCGCCCCAGAAGACCCAGCGCGGGCCGGTGGGCAGTCCCGCGCGCCGCAGATCGCGGCGCGTGCGGACCAGCCGCACCAGGACCACGACGGCGAAGACGAGGACGAAGGCCGCGAGAACCGCGGCCAGGATGATCACCTTTGTGGTCGTATCCACGGGTTGCCCTCCTCCTGGCATGCCGCGACACGGGGTGTCCTTAGCTGGATTCCCGTTTCCGGCGGCTGTATTGCGGCCGACGCCCGACATGTCGGCGAGTCGGTGCATTTTCCGTACGGGTGGTCATCCCGCCGGCTCACCCGAGTGGCACGGGGTGACGGGGGCGCCTAGTAATGGTCAGCGTAACGTCGCTCGTCCCACGACGGGGGGCGCAGGAGCGGCCGCACTCTTCCCACGGAGGCGAGTATGACCACCTGCTCTTCATCACCCCGCTCGAACGAACCTGCCATACCCCACGAGCCGAACGGGTCCGCCCAGCCGTCCGCCGAGACGACCGTCGCCACCGGCACGCACCAGGTGGAGCAGACGAGCGCGCAGCCCGCCGCAGGCCCGTACGAGGGGTATCCGGCGCGGCACTCCGAGCCCGCCGCCGGCGGTTACCGCCCGGCCGACCGTGCGGACGCCGAGCCCGCGGCCCTCGGCTCCCATCCGGCGGCCGGGGCGGGCGCGCAGCCGGCCGCCCCCGAGCCGGACCCGGCCGCCGCGCAGTCGCCTCCGCCGGCCGAGGACTGGCTGGATCCCGCGGAGGCGCGGCCCGCCGCTCCCGTCCCGGACCGGCCGGACCCCGTGGAAGAGCCCGCCGGTCCGGCTCACATGAACTCCGCCGCCCCGGACCACGCCGATCCGCTTGCCGGGCCCGCCCCCACGGACACCTCCGGTCCGGACGACGCCGATCCGCTCGCCGGATCTTCCCGCGCGGACTCCGCCGCCCCGGATGATGCCGATCCGTCCCTCGGGCCCGGCCCTGACGACGCCGGCCGGCCGGGTGCGCGGCCGTTCGTCATCCGGTCGCTCGACGACAACCCGGTGGAGCTCCGGCCCGGCACCGGCGCGGCCTCCGGCGCCCCGTACGGCGACGCCGTCAGCGACCTGGTGCACGCCGCCGTGGCCGACCGGCCGCTGGAGGAGGTCGTCGACCTCATCGTCTCGCTGGAGGAGTCGCCCGACCACACGCAGGCGCGGGTCGACGCGCTCCGCACCGCGGGGGTGTCCCGGTCCGTGGAGGACGTGTCCCGGCTGATCGCCCTGCTGACGAAGCCCCCGCGCGACGCCGACTGCGCCGACGAGGCGATCCGGGCCGCGGCCGCCCACCGGCCGGTGGAGGAAGTGACCCGGCTGGTGACCCTGCTGCACAAGGAGCCGCAGGAGCCCCACGTCCGGGAAGAGGCGCTCCGCGCGGCCGCCACCGGCCGGTCCGTCGGAGAGCTGGTCGAGCTGATCGACCGCCTCGGCCTGG
Protein-coding regions in this window:
- the tgmB gene encoding ATP-grasp ribosomal peptide maturase, with protein sequence MTVLILTCEEDVTADMVVVHLNATGVPVVRVDPADLTGGVALSGEYVHGRFRGHLSAGGRLVSIGGLRSVWVRRPGVPAARAAQPSAWLTEEAAQALYGMLRSSGVRWMNDPDAARRARHKPWQLRLAQRCGLPVPATLITTFPRAAREFAERYPELVVKPVSGAHPQDPPRAVPTSRVAPDADFSAVAFGPTLLQRRITKRADVRLTVVGERMLAARKATADDADPDEVDVRFAAPGSPWLPVDVPSRIAPGVLSYLREAGLAYGAFDFVEDSDGTWWFLECNQSGQFGFVEVETGQPIARTIAEWLARPVPVQPSHVNGSDTTVR
- the tgmA gene encoding putative ATP-grasp-modified RiPP; amino-acid sequence: MQPFALNYARPAVELEAAIPYVYDAGLQLNVLRDGRVAASDFALLREFGTTTSTAGSKTHFDD
- a CDS encoding YkvA family protein; this encodes MDTTTKVIILAAVLAAFVLVFAVVVLVRLVRTRRDLRRAGLPTGPRWVFWGAVLYLVLPVDLLPDPVYLDDIGVLLLALRTVRGSLGERERSTAHRPDRQLADDYGK